In Triticum aestivum cultivar Chinese Spring chromosome 5B, IWGSC CS RefSeq v2.1, whole genome shotgun sequence, the following proteins share a genomic window:
- the LOC123113578 gene encoding transcription termination factor MTEF1, chloroplastic yields the protein MPLCSFYASTSLPVAKPHSLPSSAKLPSTAAAAITTVQPKKSPPAVAAAAAATVLPTTAENTASMTPAEALSLHLPELPSAMRDKILSLELMGVDYGRALSLNPALRDAAPESIHAVVTFLQSRGLHFKDLGRVFGMCPSVLTASVRADLRPVFAFLTDDLGVPEAAYRRVVVKCPRVLSCSVRDQLRPALIYLRRLGFRDNRALAFQDPILLVSSVERTMAPKLEYLAGLGMSRDDAVAMALRCPALFTFNVERNYKPKFEYLVEEMGGGVEDVKAFPQYFTFSLEKRIAPRHRAAADAGVDLPLPDMLKATDEEFSEMLERRRRSG from the coding sequence ATGCCGCTCTGCAGCTTCTACGCCTCCACGTCCCTCCCGGTGGCCAAGCCCCACTCCCTGCCCTCCTCCGCCAAgctcccctccaccgccgccgcggcgATCACCACCGTGCAGCCAAAGAAGTCGCCGCCGGCCGTggctgcggccgcggcggcgaCCGTCCTGCCGACGACGGCCGAGAACACAGCGTCCATGACGCCGGCGGAGGCGCTGTCTCTGCACCTGCCGGAGCTGCCGTCGGCGATGCGGGACAAGATCCTGAGCCTGGAGCTGATGGGGGTGGACTACGGGCGCGCGCTGTCGCTGAACCCGGCGCTCCGGGACGCGGCGCCGGAGTCCATCCACGCGGTGGTCACCTTCCTGCAGTCGCGCGGGCTCCACTTCAAGGACCTGGGCCGCGTCTTCGGCATGTGCCCGTCCGTGCTCACCGCCAGCGTCCGCGCCGACCTCCGCCCCGTCTTCGCCTTCCTCACCGACGACCTCGGCGTGCCGGAGGCCGCCTACCGCCGCGTGGTCGTCAAGTGCCCGCGCGTGCTGTCCTGCAGCGTCCGCGACCAGCTCCGGCCGGCGCTCATCTAcctccgccgcctcggcttccgggACAACCGCGCGCTGGCGTTCCAGGACCCCATCCTCCTCGTCTCCAGCGTGGAGCGCACCATGGCGCCCAAGCTGGAGTACCTGGCCGGGCTGGGCATGTCGCGGGACGACGCCGTGGCCATGGCGCTCCGCTGCCCGGCCCTCTTCACCTTCAACGTGGAGAGGAACTACAAGCCCAAGTTCGAGTACCTGGTGGAGGAGATgggcggcggcgtggaggacgTCAAGGCCTTCCCGCAGTACTTCACCTTCAGCCTCGAGAAGCGGATCGCGCCGCGGCACCGCGCAGCCGCCGACGCCGGCGTCGACCTGCCGCTGCCGGACATGCTCAAGGCCACCGACGAGGAGTTCAGCGAGATGctcgagaggaggaggaggagcggatgA
- the LOC123113575 gene encoding extensin — protein sequence MEMAKPPRPRGFKVGRRPTAASRKDHGGGGVRQPPRGPARAHLPPASPSSAAVPAAGLLPRASVPSHTAPEPSLLPPAPAPSRTAPAPGVPPPEWVPWYMAPASWDMTHPPRLPSQATPPAPDLLPLASAPSHTTPALGLLLPSTAPPEPCKYYTGMLLGPRVYARDLSPPAAPATSVATAAFLPPPPTANPLLVCKESMEGCKYVNMEMSDEETEEEYESRKKAEWCCGA from the exons ATGGAGATGGCCAAGCCGCCTCGCCCGCGCGGCTTCAAGGTCGGCCGCCGGCCGACGGCCGCCTCCCGGAAGGACCACGGCGGCGGGGGCGTTCGCCAGCCGCCGCGTGGCCCTGCGCGCGCGCACCTACCGCCGGCCTCGCCATCCTCGGCCGCGGTCCCTGCGGCTGGCCTCCTGCCGCGTGCCTCGGTGCCCTCGCACACGGCCCCTGAGCCAAGCCTCCTCCCGCCGGCCCCGGCCCCCTCGCGCACCGCGCCTGCGCCCGGCGTCCCCCCGCCGGAATGGGTGCCTTGGTACATGGCCCCCGCGTCCTGGGACATGACCCATCCGCCCCGCCTCCCCTCGCAGGCCACTCCCCCTGCCCCCGACCTCCTCCCGCTGGCCTCGGCGCCCTCCCACACCACCCCTGCGCTCGGCCTCCTCCTGCCCTCTACCGCGCCCCCTGAGCCCTGCAAATACTACACCGGCATG CTCTTAGGTCCGCGTGTCTATGCTCGTGATCTCTCTCCGCCCGCAGCACCCGCCACGAGCGTCGCTACAGCAGCCTTCTTACCGCCGCCGCCGACAGCTAACCCC CTACTTGTATGCAAGGAGTCCATGGAAGGTTGCAAATATGTGAATATGGAGATGAGCGATGAAGAAACGGAAGAGGAGTATGAATCACGCAAGAAGGCGGAGTGGTGCTGTGGAGCCTGA
- the LOC123113576 gene encoding uncharacterized protein — protein sequence MREEVRSSSGAAAEPQFAVVRSSSPPPTPVASSAGASSPAMQINIVSIDWLGSRQASRVDSSSHVAPHAYGPAHSFDAVGTALDSAPSCRPWERGDLLRRLATFKPSTWEAKPKAASSLVCAQRGWVNVDMDKIECESCGAHLIFSALASWSPTEVTNAGEAFAAQLDASHKNSCPWRGNSCADNLVQLHLTQSALIGGFKDRCDGLLQFLSLPVIALSAIENMRLTRAAQINRLLTQSISFLSGELGYKAENTPGVDIHQGSSCGFSRAQKLISLCGWEPRWLPNVQDCEENSTHSAKNALSNEPDEMFYSPLVEHQKSSFSASAKKDKGKGKRPLKDSGCSMSSPLLDCSLCGATVRIWDFRSVSRPTRFSPNNTDAPETGKKLTLTRGISAASGINGWVNDGVVRDQAEGRDEAATYEGKLVSNAGVDLNLSMAGGLPPLHSSMAVASECCNGGMGRDLMIAQPAGSEVGDRATSYESRGPSSRKRNLEEGGSTADKPQDMVRHADSIEGTVIDRDGEEVDDDVQDSDTKNKKSRGFNFFDANLPSSSGAGPSRNLCFDLDVDISMFGHSRAVGLAPVEHPSARDSMRASSVIAMDVRSADEDSMESVEYHPDAGIDINMPSSSGHRNIEMNDAFDLNDSNQAQQSACAQPAAGSDGREIGGSSTNEGEEVLNAGTTPAFARDQLSLGISGGSVGMGASDEAEIHGIDVSVQRTESGVGDAEPITDLTETMGHTGESVPGPGLMDEFVPEEVDREEPHGDSQDIVFRSTGRADSGSKYFGSNKADSGESGKKIGHAIGHESSMHPSLSCNAGVYAGFDASKEEVTQAGKVLTTDDQGLHYDLQNGLGATNGENDYEPGLPDFDPVKHHNSCCPWVNGIVAAACCYDTSSSSGSPELSGWQLTVDALDTFQSLGQSQNQTMRSESAASLNMDDQAASNRKLARRTSVNKSHGKC from the exons CCGTCGTCCGGTCGTCGTCTCCGCCGCCCACCCCGGTCGCCAG TTCTGCTGGTGCCTCATCGCCTGCTATGCAAATTAATATAGTAAGCATAGATTGGTTGGGTAGCAGACAAGCTTCCAGGGTTGATTCCTCATCACATGTTGCACCACATGCCTACGGACCTGCTCATAGCTTTGATGCTGTTGGAACTGCTTTGGATTCTGCACCATCTTGTAGACCATGGGAGCGTGGAGACTTACTTCGTCGACTGGCAACATTCAAACCTTCAACTTGGGAAGCTAAGCCGAAG GCTGCCAGTTCATTGGTTTGTGCTCAAAGAGGCTGGGTAAATGTTGATATGGACAAAATTGAATGTGAATCATGTGGTGCGCATCTTATATTCAGTGCACTGGCATCCTGGTCCCCAACTGAAG TTACAAATGCTGGAGAAGCCTTTGCGGCGCAGCTTGATGCATCACACAAGAATAGCTGTCCCTGGAGGGGCAATAGCTGTGCTGATAACTTGGTTCAGCTCCACCTTACACAGTCAGCGCTTATTGGAGGTTTTAAAGATCGATGTGATGGACTTCTACAGTTTCTCTCTCTTCCTGTGATTGCTCTGTCTGCAATTGAGAACATGAGGTTGACAAGGGCTGCTCAGATTAACCGCCTGTTAACCCAATCGATTAGCTTCTTATCTGGGGAGCTGGGTTACAAAGCTGAGAATACACCAGGAGTTGACATCCATCAAGGTTCATCTTGTGGCTTCTCAAGA GCGCAGAAGCTTATAAGCCTTTGTGGATGGGAGCCTAGGTGGCTTCCAAATGTTCAGGACTGTGAAGAAAATTCAACCCACTCAGCTAAAAATGCACTTTCAAATGAACCAGATGAAATGTTCTACTCCCCTCTTGTTGAACATCAGAAAAGTTCATTCTCTGCATCAGCCAAGAAAGATAAAGGAAAAGGCAAAAGGCCCCTCAAAGATTCAGGATGCAGCATGAGCTCACCTTTATTAGATTGCAGCCTGTGTGGAGCTACAGTTAGGATCTGGGACTTCAGATCTGTGTCACGTCCTACTCGTTTTAGTCCAAATAACACTGATGCACCAGAAACAGGCAAAAAGCTAACACTGACGCGTGGAATTAGCGCAGCCAGTGGGATCAATGGATGGGTTAATGATGGGGTGGTAAGAGATCAAGCTGAAGGACGTGATGAAGCAGCAACTTATGAGGGGAAATTAGTATCAAATGCTGGAGTAGACCTTAATCTATCCATGGCTGGAGGACTACCGCCACTTCATTCTTCAATGGCTGTTGCGTCTGAGTGTTGTAATGGAGGAATGGGAAGAGATCTGATGATTGCACAGCCCGCTGGAAGTGAAGTTGGTGATCGTGCAACATCATATGAGTCTCGGGGTCCAAGCTCGCGGAAGCGTAACCTTGAGGAAGGTGGGAGCACAGCTGACAAGCCACAAGACATGGTTCGACATGCTGACAGCATAGAAGGAACTGTCATTGATCGTGATGGTGAAGAAGTTGACGATGACGTGCAAGATTCTGACACCAAGAATAAAAAATCCCGCGGGTTCAACTTTTTTGATGCCAATCTTCCATCTTCTTCTGGAGCTGGTCCTAGTAGAAATTTGTGCTTTGACTTGGATGTGGATATTAGTATGTTCGGTCACTCTAGAGCTGTTGGTCTAGCTCCTGTTGAGCATCCATCTGCTAGAGATTCTATGAGGGCGTCTTCTGTTATCGCAATGGATGTTCGCAGTGCTGATGAAGATTCGATGGAGAGTGTTGAGTACCATCCAGATGCTGGTATAGATATTAATATGCCTTCATCTAGTGGGCACAGGAATATTGAAATGAACGACGCCTTTGATCTCAACGATAGCAACCAAGCACAGCAAAGTGCTTGTGCACAGCCTGCTGCTGGAAGTGATGGAAGGGAGATAGGAGGAAGCAGTACTAATGAAGGAGAGGAAGTCCTTAATGCAGGCACAACTCCTGCTTTTGCAAGGGATCAACTTAGCTTAGGAATTAGTGGTGGAAGTGTTGGCATGGGTGCTAGTGACGAGGCTGAAATTCATGGCATTGATGTATCTGTGCAAAGAACTGAGAGTGGTGTAGGCGATGCAGAACCTATTACTGACCTTACTGAGACAATGGGCCATACCGGTGAATCAGTTCCAGGGCCTGGATTGATGGATGAGTTTGTACCTGAAGAAGTTGATCGGGAAGAACCTCATGGAGACAGCCAAGATATTGTGTTCCGTTCAACAGGCCGTGCTGACAGTGGATCAAAATATTTTGGTTCTAATAAAGCCGATTCTGGTGAGAGTGGAAAAAAGATAGGACATGCCATTGGCCATGAAAGCAGCATGCATCCTTCGCTCTCTTGCAATGCTGGGGTATATGCCGGTTTTGATGCATCTAAAGAGGAAGTGACACAGGCTGGCAAAGTACTGACTACTGATGATCAAGGGTTGCATTATGATCTGCAGAATGGGTTAG GAGCAACAAATGGAGAAAACGACTATGAACCAGGTCTTCCAGATTTTGATCCTGTTAAGCATCACAACAGTTGCTGTCCATGGGTCAATGGGATTGTTGCAGCAGCTTGCTGTTATGATACTAGTTCCAGCTCAGGCAGTCCAGAACTTTCTGGCTGGCAGCTGACTGTTGATGCACTTGATACATTCCAGTCTCTTGGTCAATCTCAAAATCAAACAATGCGGTCTGAATCTGCGGCCTCGCTGAACATG GATGATCAAGCAGCTTCTAACCGCAAGCTGGCGAGAAGGACTTCAGTGAACAAAAGCCATGGGAAATGTTGA
- the LOC123117113 gene encoding uncharacterized protein translates to MGPEAPELQPNPVNPAGRLLPEHSSMAIADVNMGLQAPELLSYHINRARPFYDEKWKSMNVGKKKTKKKIFRVPQHELDDILSYQVPAWPKVDKRCPSAAIEMEKMKEYFLAGREKMRREYEAHGYATFEAEVTDDEEEEDAAMTPPHEEKDVVRATSFHDKNDDAAATHPHEEKDDVPATSYHDKNDEAAATTPHEEKDDVPATSYYDKNDDAAATTPHEEKDDVPATSYYDKNDDAAATPPHEEKDDVPATSYYDKNDDAAAMSSPWIIPRGRGRRRFRPGVVKQASGVKKIT, encoded by the coding sequence ATGGGTCCAGAGGCGCCTGAGCTTCAACCAAACCCCGTCAATCCCGCTGGACGCCTTTTGCCAGAGCACAGCTCGATGGCGATCGCCGATGTCAACATGGGTCTACAGGCGCCTGAACTTTTGTCATATCACATCAATCGCGCACGACCCTTCTATGATGAAAAGTGGAAAAGTATGAATGtggggaagaagaagacgaagaagaagatttTCCGGGTTCCGCAGCATGAGCTGGATGACATACTTTCCTATCAGGTGCCCGCTTGGCCGAAAGTGGATAAACGCTGTCCTTCAGCCGCCATAGAGATGGAAAAGATGAAGGAATACTTCTTGGCCGGGCGGGAGAAGATGAGGCGAGAGTATGAGGCCCATGGCTATGCTACTTTTGAAGCAGAGGTcaccgatgatgaggaggaggaagacgcagCAATGACTCCTCCTCACGAGGAGAAGGATGTTGTGCGAGCGACATCTTTTCATGACAAGAATGACGATGCAGCAGCGACTCATCCTCACGAGGAGAAGGATGATGTGCCAGCGACATCTTATCACGACAAAAATGACGAAGCAGCAGCGACGACTCCTCACGAGGAGAAGGATGATGTGCCAGCCACATCTTATTATGACAAGAATGACGATGCAGCAGCGACGACTCCTCACGAGGAGAAGGATGATGTGCCAGCCACATCTTATTATGACAAGAATGACGATGCAGCAGCGACTCCTCCTCACGAGGAGAAGGATGATGTGCCAGCCACATCTTATTATGACAAGAATGACGATGCAGCAGCGATGTCTTCTCCGTGGATTATTCCACGAGGAAGAGGCCGAAGAAGATTTCGCCCAGGAGTTGTCAAGCAAGcaagcggtgttaagaaaataacTTAG